Proteins from one Candidatus Zixiibacteriota bacterium genomic window:
- a CDS encoding Rrf2 family transcriptional regulator, whose protein sequence is MQFTKAEEYGLFGAVYLAKQPRGAVISLSEISDSQQVPDKFLAKIFQNLTKAGILRSHRGVRGGFSLNKLPRRISIGEILQAIQGDTDPVKCVNDGQPCVKKGDCAIRDLILEGRRHMFSYYNKQTLQELSDRYR, encoded by the coding sequence ATGCAATTCACCAAGGCGGAAGAATACGGACTGTTTGGGGCGGTGTACCTGGCCAAGCAACCACGCGGGGCGGTGATTTCGCTGTCCGAGATCTCCGACTCACAGCAGGTTCCCGACAAGTTCCTCGCCAAGATATTCCAGAACCTGACGAAGGCGGGGATTCTGCGCTCGCATCGCGGCGTTCGCGGCGGGTTCTCTCTGAACAAGCTGCCGCGCCGCATCTCGATCGGTGAAATCCTGCAGGCGATTCAGGGCGACACCGACCCCGTCAAGTGCGTCAATGACGGTCAGCCCTGCGTGAAGAAGGGGGACTGTGCCATTCGCGACCTCATCCTCGAGGGGCGCCGGCACATGTTCTCCTACTACAACAAGCAGACTCTGCAGGAGTTGTCGGACAGGTATCGTTAG
- the purF gene encoding amidophosphoribosyltransferase, producing the protein MIAETEGPTRPDVPRDDKPACECGVFGIYGTRNAAELTYFGLYALQHRGQESAGIAVSNGERIVAHKGMGEIAEVFPDRDVMQTLAGHAAIGHNRYSTTGSSSLGNAQPLLMKFRYRQMAAAHNGNITNAGELKTYLEQGGAIFQSSSDSELVLHLYARSRKRGTAAKLAEALSRFVGAYCFVILTEEELIAARDPLGFRPLSLGKYNGAWVVASETCAFDIIGARYVRDIAPGEVLAISRHGLRSSFLPRTDKRAFCIFEHIYFARPDSMIFTENVDKVRRRLGRQLAREHPAEADIVISVPDSSNTAALGYAEESGLKLEVGLIRNHYVGRTFILPDQKLRDLDVKIKFNPVRGVLRGKRVVIVDDSIVRGTTARKLVRMIRAAGAREVHFRIASPPIISPCFYGIDMPTKGELIASQRSVDAIRRHLGVDSLGYLSLKGMLSLSTHPANSFCTACFSGRYPTRINRRSGKLALG; encoded by the coding sequence ATGATCGCAGAAACTGAAGGTCCCACCCGCCCCGACGTCCCTCGAGACGACAAGCCGGCCTGCGAATGCGGCGTGTTCGGCATCTACGGAACGCGCAATGCCGCCGAATTGACCTATTTCGGCCTGTACGCTTTGCAGCACCGCGGCCAGGAATCGGCGGGGATCGCGGTCTCCAACGGTGAGCGGATCGTCGCGCACAAGGGCATGGGAGAGATCGCCGAGGTCTTTCCCGATCGCGACGTGATGCAGACTCTGGCGGGACATGCCGCCATCGGCCACAATCGCTACTCCACCACCGGATCGTCCTCTCTGGGAAACGCGCAGCCGCTGTTGATGAAGTTTCGCTACCGCCAGATGGCGGCGGCGCACAACGGCAACATCACCAATGCCGGCGAGCTGAAGACCTACCTGGAACAGGGCGGGGCGATCTTCCAATCGTCGTCCGACTCGGAGCTGGTGCTTCATCTGTACGCTCGTTCCCGGAAGCGCGGCACCGCGGCCAAGCTCGCGGAGGCGCTCTCGCGCTTTGTCGGTGCCTATTGTTTTGTCATTCTCACCGAGGAAGAGCTGATCGCCGCCCGTGACCCTCTCGGATTCAGGCCCCTCTCCCTCGGTAAGTACAACGGCGCCTGGGTCGTGGCCTCGGAGACCTGCGCGTTCGACATCATCGGCGCCCGTTACGTGCGCGACATCGCTCCCGGCGAAGTGTTGGCGATCTCGCGTCACGGGCTGCGCTCGTCGTTTCTACCAAGGACCGACAAACGGGCCTTCTGCATCTTCGAGCACATCTATTTCGCCCGTCCCGACTCGATGATCTTCACGGAAAACGTCGACAAGGTGCGTCGCCGCCTCGGACGGCAACTGGCGCGCGAGCACCCCGCCGAGGCCGACATCGTGATCTCCGTCCCCGATTCCTCGAACACGGCGGCGCTCGGCTACGCCGAAGAGTCCGGACTGAAGCTGGAAGTGGGACTGATCCGGAACCACTACGTCGGGCGGACCTTCATCCTGCCGGACCAGAAACTGCGCGACCTCGACGTGAAGATCAAGTTCAACCCGGTCCGCGGCGTGCTGCGCGGCAAACGTGTCGTGATCGTCGACGATTCCATCGTGCGCGGCACCACCGCGCGCAAGTTGGTGCGCATGATCCGTGCCGCCGGGGCACGCGAAGTCCACTTTCGCATCGCCTCGCCGCCGATCATCTCCCCCTGCTTTTATGGCATCGACATGCCCACCAAGGGAGAGTTGATCGCATCGCAACGCTCGGTCGATGCCATCCGCCGACACCTGGGCGTCGACTCGCTCGGCTACCTGTCGCTGAAGGGCATGCTGTCGCTCTCGACCCACCCCGCCAACTCGTTCTGCACCGCCTGCTTCTCCGGTCGGTACCCCACCCGCATCAACCGCCGCTCGGGCAAACTGGCATTGGGCTGA
- a CDS encoding DUF2231 domain-containing protein, producing the protein MSAPLHPMLVHFPIALVLLVAALDGGRWFFDRDRLLGCGFWDGTTPILIAAMVAAMAAIASGLAVESSVHAAPRVMELIEAHELAAFGTAGLVSILALWRMALRGGFPRKGRWAYLVLITAAVLCVAYGAYLGGEMAFANRMGVMDSGSQ; encoded by the coding sequence ATGTCCGCGCCTCTCCACCCAATGCTCGTACACTTCCCGATCGCACTGGTACTGCTCGTCGCCGCATTGGATGGGGGGCGTTGGTTCTTCGATCGTGACCGGCTGCTTGGTTGCGGATTTTGGGATGGGACGACACCGATCTTGATCGCGGCAATGGTGGCGGCGATGGCGGCCATTGCCAGTGGCCTGGCGGTCGAGAGCTCAGTACACGCCGCGCCGCGTGTCATGGAGTTGATCGAGGCTCACGAGTTGGCGGCATTTGGTACGGCCGGCCTGGTTTCCATTCTGGCGTTGTGGCGGATGGCTCTACGTGGTGGCTTCCCCCGAAAGGGACGTTGGGCCTATCTCGTGTTGATCACTGCGGCCGTACTCTGCGTCGCCTACGGTGCATACCTCGGCGGCGAAATGGCCTTTGCGAATCGCATGGGTGTGATGGATTCCGGTTCGCAATGA
- a CDS encoding histidine kinase dimerization/phospho-acceptor domain-containing protein: MNPEKQTAEQRFQALGRLAVAAARGDDPRQLLEMAVAEAVEAVGLLAGAVRIFAAKPDQVDVAEAGAGDADARRRVAELERTLLSPLRSNWGVKSLFMTLDLDGPAGLFSYPLRSRDAVIGAITGLARGERNLAREEEFVGSLAAMIVLIGRTGPTWGEVPADRSAREEQARVQTVREVGTALNHEINNPLMAVLGNIELLLRKAPPLEADVVAKLGKVHEAAERIRDVTQGLVRITEVKTVPYPGGTRMLDIDGSPKGDEPS, from the coding sequence GTGAACCCGGAGAAGCAGACGGCAGAGCAGCGGTTTCAGGCGCTGGGGCGACTGGCGGTCGCCGCCGCACGCGGTGATGATCCGCGGCAGTTGCTGGAAATGGCCGTCGCCGAGGCAGTCGAAGCGGTGGGGCTGCTTGCGGGGGCGGTGCGGATATTCGCTGCCAAGCCGGATCAGGTCGATGTGGCGGAAGCCGGCGCCGGTGACGCTGATGCGCGGCGGCGGGTCGCGGAACTGGAGCGGACTCTGCTGTCGCCGTTGCGGAGCAACTGGGGTGTCAAGTCGCTCTTCATGACCTTGGATCTCGATGGTCCGGCCGGTCTGTTTTCATACCCACTGCGCTCGCGGGATGCCGTGATCGGCGCCATCACCGGCCTGGCGCGCGGCGAGCGCAACCTCGCCCGCGAGGAAGAGTTTGTCGGCAGTCTGGCCGCGATGATCGTTTTGATCGGACGGACCGGCCCGACATGGGGAGAGGTGCCGGCGGATCGATCAGCCCGCGAGGAACAGGCGCGGGTACAAACCGTGCGCGAGGTCGGCACGGCGCTCAACCACGAGATCAACAACCCGCTCATGGCCGTTCTGGGGAATATCGAATTGCTGCTGCGCAAGGCCCCGCCACTGGAGGCCGATGTCGTTGCCAAGCTGGGAAAGGTCCATGAGGCCGCCGAACGAATCCGTGACGTCACGCAGGGACTGGTGCGGATCACCGAAGTGAAGACCGTTCCCTATCCCGGCGGGACACGCATGCTCGACATCGACGGCTCCCCCAAGGGCGATGAGCCATCCTGA
- a CDS encoding HAD-IIB family hydrolase, translating into MPTAATKKRAAKPTKPGLVVFTDLDGTLLDFHTYSHAVATAALRELKRLNVPLVIVSSKTRAEILPLHKALSLETPFIAENGAAIFWPKAAAPIKPRGARERDGLWVREFGVPYASVRKRLIAYREQSGVKCEGFGDWTPEVIAQYAEIPIHLAPLAKKREYEEPFLFRPALSESTTQNHLRELAADGLTVITGGRFYHLTGKTDKGHAVAELIRWYATSLKIKPRTLAFGDSPNDWAMMAACDIGIAVKRPDGKYHPGLRAHRGIRLAGAPGPEGFNRMVLRLLKQML; encoded by the coding sequence ATGCCCACGGCAGCTACAAAGAAGCGCGCGGCCAAGCCGACCAAGCCGGGTTTGGTGGTCTTCACCGACCTGGACGGCACGCTGTTGGATTTTCACACCTACTCGCATGCGGTCGCGACCGCCGCTTTGCGGGAACTCAAACGTCTGAATGTCCCTCTCGTCATCGTCTCATCGAAGACGCGGGCGGAGATTCTCCCCTTGCACAAGGCATTGAGTCTGGAGACACCGTTCATTGCGGAGAACGGCGCCGCCATCTTCTGGCCCAAGGCGGCGGCACCGATCAAGCCGAGAGGCGCCAGGGAGCGTGACGGGTTGTGGGTGCGTGAGTTCGGCGTACCGTATGCGTCCGTGCGCAAGCGGTTGATCGCCTACCGTGAGCAGAGTGGGGTGAAATGCGAGGGGTTCGGCGACTGGACTCCGGAGGTAATCGCCCAATACGCCGAGATACCGATCCACCTGGCGCCGCTGGCGAAGAAACGCGAGTACGAAGAGCCGTTCCTGTTCCGCCCGGCCCTGTCCGAGAGCACAACCCAGAATCATCTCAGAGAACTGGCCGCCGACGGGCTCACCGTGATCACCGGTGGCCGCTTCTACCACCTCACCGGCAAGACCGACAAGGGACATGCCGTCGCCGAGTTGATCCGCTGGTATGCGACCTCTCTGAAGATCAAGCCGCGTACACTGGCCTTCGGCGATTCCCCCAACGATTGGGCGATGATGGCGGCCTGCGACATCGGCATCGCCGTCAAACGCCCCGACGGCAAGTACCATCCCGGCCTGCGCGCCCACCGAGGGATCCGTCTCGCCGGCGCCCCCGGACCCGAGGGGTTCAACCGGATGGTGCTGCGCCTTCTGAAGCAGATGCTGTAG
- a CDS encoding TonB-dependent receptor — MSSVCEYLPRWGARSAAADRRAVPDHSPQSRLSRSFALPFSDGIGGRVGRRAFFLFVAFVVTAPATARAESERAISGTVYDRASGSPLEGAVLTVDGTAWASITDAGGRFSMRSIPPGEWSVMVTRVGFQPRHLASVAVREGFEQTLHISLIPAPVVLPGQQATGQAPDRFAVRRIELSSTPQSPSQTIEQALARVPGVRVYGSSETPGGVRVSVGGEPAERVAVLLDGVPLSGGGDGSVDLAAIPPAAIRAIEVHPGSQSAIAGNAAVGGVVNLITSTDDPAAAPPTELHAFGGAFDHYEAGTSQRLLLGGGEARFTLDGFRHGPRFSYPSGDTNAIRTGVASHGLRVFTRFDNLPRHIEALAFVYRSTNGVPGPLEQRTPDATNDNDRFRCQVRWQAEMPEAMQAAAAIWYENGREHYRSPQLYKADAESNEETWGGKADLVLHGRSLSGGLTVEMRSRRLEGIDHLRPAQSFGVRQRMEHAVRGQVAHSGSLPIGSGTARVTWAWDIETGGQSILSPRADLSWSGPGAIVWHGGWGRSFRRPELTSLFWKADAYAVGNPDLRPERASEWDIAVGWFPRRVVAETRYFERDVTDIIVWDRDFAGRYTPRNLRAASVVGREDHIAVVPCERLVSLTLDYTHVFTGANDASGEPNTDGRTLVFTPRHIHQFRLSGEWRRFGATVLGRWVSLRYTRRANTKTIAPYRAFDASVTVVCRRRAPRLTVSLSGENLTNEHIELIERYPSPGRALSGAITVGL, encoded by the coding sequence ATGTCCAGTGTCTGCGAATACCTGCCGCGTTGGGGAGCGCGATCCGCCGCGGCGGACCGCCGAGCCGTCCCCGATCACTCGCCACAATCCCGGCTCAGCAGGAGCTTCGCCCTCCCTTTCAGTGACGGGATCGGGGGAAGGGTCGGTCGTCGCGCGTTCTTCCTGTTCGTCGCTTTCGTCGTTACTGCCCCTGCGACAGCACGGGCCGAGTCGGAACGCGCCATCAGCGGCACTGTCTACGATCGTGCCTCCGGTTCTCCGCTTGAAGGTGCCGTCCTGACGGTGGATGGCACTGCCTGGGCGAGCATCACCGACGCCGGGGGTCGTTTCTCGATGCGTTCCATCCCCCCGGGAGAGTGGTCGGTCATGGTCACGCGCGTCGGGTTCCAGCCACGGCACCTGGCGTCGGTTGCAGTACGCGAAGGATTCGAGCAGACGCTGCACATCAGTTTGATTCCCGCACCGGTGGTGCTGCCGGGGCAGCAGGCGACCGGTCAGGCGCCCGATCGCTTCGCGGTGCGGCGCATCGAATTGTCATCGACACCACAGTCACCATCTCAGACGATTGAGCAGGCGCTGGCACGCGTACCGGGGGTTCGTGTCTATGGTTCGTCGGAGACACCCGGCGGGGTTCGTGTCTCTGTCGGAGGCGAGCCCGCCGAACGAGTGGCAGTGCTGTTGGATGGTGTGCCGTTGTCCGGTGGGGGAGATGGCTCAGTGGATCTGGCGGCGATCCCCCCTGCGGCGATCCGCGCCATTGAAGTCCATCCCGGGTCTCAGTCGGCGATTGCGGGCAATGCGGCGGTTGGCGGTGTCGTCAACCTGATCACGTCCACAGATGACCCTGCGGCGGCGCCTCCGACCGAGCTGCATGCCTTTGGTGGTGCATTCGATCATTACGAAGCCGGAACGTCCCAACGGTTGCTCTTGGGAGGCGGCGAGGCGCGCTTCACCCTCGATGGGTTCCGGCATGGCCCCCGTTTCTCGTATCCCTCCGGCGACACCAACGCGATCCGTACCGGCGTCGCCAGTCACGGCCTGCGTGTGTTCACGCGCTTCGACAATCTGCCGCGCCACATCGAGGCGCTGGCATTCGTCTATCGGTCGACCAACGGCGTTCCCGGTCCTCTGGAGCAGAGGACGCCGGATGCCACCAATGACAATGACCGGTTTCGTTGCCAGGTGCGCTGGCAGGCGGAAATGCCGGAGGCAATGCAGGCGGCCGCCGCGATTTGGTACGAAAACGGCCGCGAACACTATCGTTCGCCGCAGCTCTACAAGGCCGATGCCGAGTCGAACGAGGAAACATGGGGCGGGAAGGCCGATCTCGTCCTTCATGGCCGGTCGCTGTCCGGCGGGCTCACGGTGGAAATGCGCAGCCGGCGTCTGGAAGGGATCGATCATCTGCGTCCGGCGCAGTCGTTCGGAGTCCGACAGCGCATGGAGCATGCGGTCCGGGGACAGGTGGCGCACTCGGGAAGTCTACCTATAGGATCAGGGACTGCTCGTGTCACTTGGGCGTGGGACATCGAGACCGGCGGGCAGAGCATCCTCTCGCCGCGCGCCGATCTGTCTTGGTCGGGCCCCGGCGCGATCGTGTGGCACGGTGGTTGGGGACGATCATTCCGCCGCCCCGAGTTGACGTCGTTGTTCTGGAAGGCCGATGCCTACGCCGTCGGCAACCCCGACCTGCGTCCCGAGCGCGCTTCGGAATGGGACATCGCCGTTGGCTGGTTTCCGCGGCGCGTCGTGGCCGAGACACGGTACTTCGAACGCGACGTGACCGACATCATCGTCTGGGATCGCGACTTCGCCGGGCGCTACACACCCCGGAATCTGCGCGCGGCGTCTGTGGTCGGCCGGGAGGATCACATCGCGGTTGTGCCCTGCGAGCGCCTGGTCTCTCTGACGCTCGACTATACCCACGTGTTCACCGGCGCCAATGACGCCAGCGGCGAACCGAACACCGACGGGCGCACGCTGGTGTTCACGCCGCGACACATACATCAGTTTCGCCTCTCCGGGGAATGGCGACGATTCGGCGCCACCGTGCTCGGGCGGTGGGTGTCGCTGCGCTACACACGACGCGCCAACACGAAGACGATCGCACCCTACCGTGCATTCGATGCGTCCGTGACCGTCGTCTGCCGTCGCCGGGCGCCGCGGTTGACAGTCTCGCTCAGCGGCGAGAACCTGACCAACGAGCATATCGAACTGATCGAACGCTATCCCTCGCCGGGACGGGCGCTGTCGGGAGCGATCACAGTCGGCCTATGA